Proteins found in one Fulvitalea axinellae genomic segment:
- a CDS encoding FecR family protein has translation MGDDKERLMEVLRESVNRKKELFDDERAWHAITAKTTLKISERKVSARILPAFRFVAAVSFLIVGLGLFLFLDSEEHTSVELSVWGLKHEPGATNIVFDDGEKVFVSELFKKRKPFPFRYDSAKELLAFDSRLSEKWFGLVKISVERGKLQRVLLPDSSLLTVNSESVLAFSFPFVNDRREVFFSGEGLFDVSKDKSIPFVLNSNLNTVRVLGTRFNFRDYPLDSLAVTSLVEGSVKVEKKGLEDNGRVLSPGNQSVYFPTKGGGEFEIQDFEESSVLAWADNKLALNGKPFREVLSDVERFYDLRFHFRNPQHLEAEIIGVFDRAEKVEFLETLRIMKGWKVRYEGKRVLIE, from the coding sequence ATGGGAGATGACAAGGAAAGGCTGATGGAAGTGCTCCGGGAGTCGGTTAACAGAAAAAAAGAACTGTTTGACGATGAGCGGGCATGGCATGCGATCACGGCGAAAACGACTCTGAAAATATCTGAAAGAAAGGTATCTGCTCGTATTCTGCCTGCTTTTCGCTTTGTCGCCGCAGTATCTTTCCTTATCGTTGGATTGGGGCTTTTTCTTTTCTTGGACAGTGAGGAACATACATCGGTTGAGTTGTCGGTTTGGGGGTTAAAGCATGAGCCCGGCGCCACGAATATCGTTTTCGATGACGGAGAGAAGGTCTTTGTCTCTGAGTTGTTTAAAAAGAGGAAACCGTTTCCTTTCCGTTATGACTCGGCGAAAGAACTCTTGGCTTTCGATTCCCGCTTATCGGAAAAATGGTTTGGCCTTGTCAAAATCTCTGTAGAGCGGGGAAAGTTGCAACGCGTTTTGTTGCCTGATAGCAGTTTGTTGACGGTGAATTCCGAGAGTGTGTTGGCGTTTTCCTTTCCTTTTGTTAACGATCGCAGAGAAGTGTTTTTTAGCGGGGAGGGACTATTCGATGTGTCTAAAGATAAAAGCATACCGTTTGTCTTGAATTCTAATTTGAATACCGTCCGTGTGTTGGGCACACGTTTTAATTTCAGGGATTATCCATTGGATTCTTTGGCCGTCACTAGTTTGGTGGAGGGAAGTGTGAAAGTGGAAAAAAAAGGCTTGGAGGATAACGGAAGAGTCCTATCGCCTGGGAATCAGTCGGTATATTTTCCGACGAAAGGCGGAGGAGAATTTGAGATACAGGATTTTGAAGAATCCAGTGTGTTGGCTTGGGCCGATAATAAATTAGCGCTTAACGGTAAGCCTTTCAGAGAAGTGTTGTCAGATGTTGAAAGGTTTTATGACCTACGGTTCCATTTCCGTAATCCTCAGCATCTGGAAGCCGAGATAATAGGCGTTTTTGACCGTGCGGAGAAAGTGGAATTTTTGGAGACCCTGCGGATTATGAAAGGTTGGAAGGTTAGATATGAGGGCAAAAGAGTGTTAATAGAATAG
- a CDS encoding RNA polymerase sigma-70 factor, with translation MDSAMFRQLFSTHFTDLCLYTLQFVKSPNVAEDIVQESFILLWEKSEKENIEYPKPYLFRITQNKALQYLRASKKNTLPLEEESLANILSPEQALIQEDEFRILEELLDQVPLKSRRMFEMSRTLNMKYTEIATELGVSVKTVEKHISKVLNFLIDGLEKRDIHLRIFFKSSRKQLPKDEVTGLLLAGATLGQFLFDVGG, from the coding sequence ATGGACTCAGCGATGTTCCGTCAACTTTTTTCGACTCATTTCACTGACCTGTGCCTTTACACGCTACAGTTTGTCAAAAGCCCGAATGTTGCCGAAGATATAGTTCAAGAATCGTTTATTTTACTTTGGGAAAAAAGCGAAAAGGAGAATATCGAGTACCCGAAGCCATACCTTTTCAGGATTACCCAAAACAAGGCCCTCCAATACCTGAGGGCCTCCAAAAAAAATACGCTTCCTTTGGAAGAAGAATCGTTAGCCAATATCCTAAGCCCGGAACAAGCCCTAATACAAGAGGACGAATTCCGGATATTGGAAGAACTTCTGGACCAAGTTCCCCTCAAAAGCCGGAGAATGTTCGAGATGAGCCGAACCCTGAACATGAAATACACGGAAATAGCGACCGAACTCGGCGTAAGCGTCAAGACCGTGGAAAAGCATATATCCAAGGTCCTGAACTTCCTGATTGACGGTTTGGAAAAGAGAGATATACACCTGCGGATTTTCTTCAAATCTTCCCGAAAGCAGTTGCCGAAAGACGAAGTCACCGGTTTGTTGCTGGCGGGTGCCACACTTGGGCAGTTTTTGTTTGATGTTGGGGGATGA